A genomic window from Brassica oleracea var. oleracea cultivar TO1000 chromosome C8, BOL, whole genome shotgun sequence includes:
- the LOC106310664 gene encoding uncharacterized protein LOC106310664 → MSYSYLKLSIFLILSSLLHAALGEGIICENLPTNICAFSISASGNRCLLETANVAGEYTCRTSAVEVEGIVNHVESDECVAACGVDRKTVGISSDAMMEAGFAAKLCSPACLDYCPNILDLYFNLAAGEGAFLPDLCDAQRINPHRSMLEMLSSGAAPGPSEPNSGPVSDTSAPALAPAAM, encoded by the exons ATGTCTTATTCTTACCTCAAACTGTCAATCTTTCTCATTCTCTCATCTCTTCTTCATGCCGCTTTAG GGGAGGGAATCATTTGCGAGAACCTGCCCACGAATATATGCGCGTTCTCGATATCGGCTTCCGGGAATAGATGTTTGTTGGAGACAGCTAACGTTGCAGGAGAATACACTTGCCGGACTTCCGCGGTGGAGGTTGAAGGGATTGTAAACCACGTGGAGAGCGATGAGTGTGTAGCTGCTTGTGGGGTTGATCGGAAAACAGTGGGGATCTCGTCGGACGCAATGATGGAGGCAGGTTTCGCCGCTAAGCTTTGCTCTCCGGCTTGTTTGGATTATTGTCCTAACATTCTCGATCTTTATTTCAATCTCGCAGCCGGTGAAG GTGCATTTTTACCTGATCTATGTGATGCTCAGCGGATAAATCCTCACCGTTCAATGTTGGAAATGCTCAGTTCCGGTGCCGCTCCTGGGCCTTCCGAGCCTAATTCAGGTCCTGTCTCCGACACCTCAGCCCCTGCTCTAGCTCCGGCCGCTATGTAA
- the LOC106312482 gene encoding fructose-1,6-bisphosphatase, chloroplastic — protein MAATTSSSHLLLSSSRHVAASSQPQILFQRSLFSGGKRSAAGKNHHASGGVRCMAVAADASAEAKPAAARKKSGYELQTLTGWLLRQEQKGEIDTELTIVMSSIAMACKQIASLVQRAGISNLTGVQGAVNIQGEDQKKLDVVSNEVFSNCLRSSGRTGIIASEEEDVPVAVEESYSGNYIVVFDPLDGSSNIDAAVSTGSIFGIYSPNDECIVDDSDDISSLGSEEQRCIVNVCQPGNNLLAAGYCMYSSSVIFVLTLGKGVFSFTLDPMYGEFVLTQENIEIPKAGKIYSFNEGNYQMWDEKLKKYIDDLKDPGPSGKPYSARYIGSLVGDFHRTLLYGGIYGYPRDAKSKNGKLRLLYECAPMSFIVEQAGGKGSDGHQRVLDIQPTEIHQRVPLYIGSKEEVEKLEKYLA, from the exons ATGGCAGCAACAACGTCATCGTCTCATCTTCTTCTCTCAAGCTCTCGCCACGTGGCAGCCTCATCTCAGCCACAAATCCTTTTCCAGAGATCTCTGTTTTCCGGCGGGAAACGATCAGCAGCTGGAAAAAACCATCATGCTAGTGGTGGAGTGAGGTGTATGGCGGTTGCAGCGGATGCTTCGGCGGAGGCTAAGCCGGCGGCAGCGAGGAAGAAGAGTGGGTACGAGCTTCAGACGCTGACGGGTTGGTTGCTGAGACAAGAGCAGAAAGGAGAGATAGATACAGAGCTGACGATAGTGATGTCGAGCATAGCGATGGCTTGTAAGCAGATCGCTTCGCTTGTACAGCGCGCCGGAATCTCTAATCTGACCGGCGTTCAAGGAGCCGTTAACATTCAGGGAGAGGATCAGAAAAAGCTCGACGTCGTCTCTAATGAG GTATTTTCAAACTGTTTGAGATCAAGTGGAAGGACAGGGATCATTGCGTCAGAGGAAGAGGACGTCCCCGTAGCAGTTGAAGAGAGTTACTCCGGAAACTACATTGTCGTCTTTGATCCTCTCGACGGTTCCTCCAACATCGACGCTGCAGTCTCCACTGGTTCAATCTTCGGTATCTACAGCCCCAATGACGAGTGTATCGTTGACGACTCCGACGATATCTCCTCT CTTGGTTCAGAAGAACAAAGGTGTATAGTAAACGTGTGTCAACCAGGGAACAACTTGCTCGCAGCTGGCTACTGTATGTACTCGAGCTCAGTCATCTTCGTTCTCACCTTAGGCAAGGGCGTTTTCTCCTTCACACTCGACCCAATGTACGGCGAGTTCGTCCTCACTCAAGAGAACATTGAGATCCCCAAAGCAGGGAAAATCTACTCTTTCAACGAAGGGAACTACCAGATGTGGGACGAGAAACTGAAGAAGTACATTGATGATCTTAAGGACCCTGGTCCAAGTGGGAAGCCTTACTCTGCAAGGTACATTGGTAGTTTGGTCGGAGACTTTCACAGAACTTTGTTGTACGGTGGGATTTACGGGTACCCTCGTGACGCCAAGAGCAAAAACGGTAAGCTTAGGCTTTTGTATGAGTGTGCACCGATGAGTTTCATCGTTGAACAAGCTGGAGGAAAAGGATCAGATGGCCACCAAAGAGTACTAGATATCCAACCCACCGAG ATACATCAGAGGGTTCCACTTTACATTGGAAGCAAAGAAGAAGTAGAGAAGCTGGAGAAGTACTTGGCTTGA
- the LOC106310974 gene encoding variant surface antigen E-like, producing MSLSFSQTKLLVILVAFACVFSTGSEAWSWSWSSGSGSGSGWESHGSDGSASGSGTNPDGSHWSWRWDTRSGWRWRSDSNHTKPGSSNHNVTKPEGSSNHNVTKRGSSNHDVTKPGSSNHNHNVTMPGSSHHNHNETKPGSSKHNDSRSGSDDNDSSNPVFATPREVVVGGSRGWNYGVDLEEWASKTTFHVGDVLVFEYNNMTNQRHDVYLQTNLWSYRTCNFESRNKIASSEENGSKESFKFTLAMSQPYSFACGENNGYYCRTYNMKFSVLPVA from the exons ATGTCGCTGTCTTTTTCACAAACGAAGTTACTGGTAATCCTTGTGGCCTTTGCATGCGTCTTCTCAACAGGCTCAGAGGCATGGAGCTGGAGTTGGAGCTCCGGTTCAGGCTCAGGCTCGGGTTGGGAATCCCACGGCTCAGACGGATCAGCCTCAGGTTCGGGTACAAACCCTGATGGTTCGCACTGGAGTTGGAGGTGGGACACACGGTCAGGCTGGAGATGGAGGTCAGACTCAAACCATACGAAGCCAGGCTCATCGAACCATAACGTTACGAAGCCTGAAGGCTCATCAAATCATAACGTTACTAAGCGAGGCTCATCGAACCATGACGTTACGAAGCCAGGCTCATCGAACCACAACCATAACGTTACAATGCCAGGCTCATCGCACCATAACCATAATGAAACGAAGCCAGGCTCATCAAAACATAACGATTCGAGGTCAGGCTCAGACGATAATGATTCAAGCAACCCGGTCTTTGCAACACCAAGAGAGGTCGTAGTGGGAGGATCACGTGGATGGAACTACGGGGTGGATCTTGAAGAATGGGCTTCCAAGACTACTTTCCATGTCGGCGATGTTCTTG TTTTCGAGTACAACAATATGACAAACCAAAGACATGACGTGTACTTGCAAACAAATCTGTGGAGTTACAGGACCTGCAACTTCGAAAGTAGAAATAAGATTGCTTCATCGGAGGAGAATGGATCTAAAGAGAGCTTCAAATTTACGCTAGCAATGTCACAGCCTTACTCTTTTGCATGCGGAGAGAATAATGGCTATTATTGCCGTACCTATAACATGAAGTTCAGCGTTCTCCCAGTCGCCTGA
- the LOC106311086 gene encoding variant surface antigen E-like produces the protein MSLSFSQTKLLVILVAFACVFSTGSEAWSWSWSSGSGSGSGWESHGSDGSASGSGTNPDGSHWSWKWNTRSGWRWRSDSNHTKPGSSNHNVTKPEGSSNHNVTKPGSSNHNHNVTMPGSSHHNHNETKPGSSKHNDSRSGSDDNDSSNPVFATPREVVVGGSRGWNYGGDLEEWASKTTFHVGDVLVFEYNNMTNQRHDVYLQTNLWSYRTCNFESRNKIASSEENGSKESFKFTLAMSQPYSFACGENNGYYCRTYNMKFSVLPGA, from the exons ATGTCGCTGTCTTTTTCACAAACGAAGTTACTGGTAATCCTTGTGGCCTTTGCATGCGTCTTCTCAACAGGCTCAGAGGCATGGAGCTGGAGTTGGAGCTCCGGTTCAGGCTCAGGCTCGGGTTGGGAATCCCACGGCTCAGACGGATCAGCCTCAGGTTCGGGTACAAACCCTGATGGTTCGCACTGGAGTTGGAAGTGGAACACACGGTCAGGCTGGAGATGGAGGTCAGACTCAAACCATACGAAGCCAGGCTCATCGAACCATAACGTTACGAAGCCTGAAGGCTCATCAAATCATAACGTTACGAAGCCAGGCTCATCGAACCACAACCATAACGTTACAATGCCAGGCTCATCGCACCATAACCATAATGAAACGAAGCCAGGCTCATCAAAACATAACGATTCGAGGTCAGGCTCAGACGATAACGATTCAAGCAACCCGGTCTTTGCAACACCAAGAGAGGTCGTAGTGGGAGGATCACGTGGATGGAACTACGGGGGGGATCTTGAAGAATGGGCTTCCAAGACTACTTTCCATGTCGGCGATGTTCTTG TTTTCGAGTACAACAATATGACAAACCAAAGACATGACGTGTACTTGCAAACAAATCTGTGGAGTTACAGGACCTGCAACTTCGAAAGTAGAAATAAGATTGCTTCATCGGAGGAGAACGGATCTAAAGAGAGCTTCAAATTTACGCTAGCAATGTCACAGCCTTACTCTTTTGCATGCGGAGAGAATAACGGCTATTATTGCCGTACCTATAACATGAAGTTCAGTGTTCTCCCAGGCGCCTGA